Proteins encoded in a region of the Anoxybacillus amylolyticus genome:
- the ytvI gene encoding sporulation integral membrane protein YtvI — MKKWLVVAILVALAFFLLPYSLPLLFAFITAFLLEPAVQKLQKGRLKRVHAVALVFSLFLLVIGGLSYFIIAILVEQTMMFSQKMPSLLSEMTTVVNQLIRKWQSYSSSIPREIIVSLENSVETLKNMLLAFATNLTQSMIRYVTMIPEFLIHFLVYLVALFLISLDWPRLKKALENHLSERTKQRLTIIMTQLSRAGVGFIKAQFLLSVITFLLALGGLLMLRVEYPFLFSLLIVIVDILPILGTGSVLVPWGIFNIANGHEALGIGLIVLFVAITVIRRTIEPKIFSSNLGISPLAALVSVYLGFRLLGFLGLFIGPAIVIVIEAMVKAGVIKFSFKL, encoded by the coding sequence ATGAAAAAATGGCTTGTCGTTGCAATATTAGTGGCACTCGCTTTCTTTTTATTACCATATAGTTTGCCGCTCCTTTTTGCGTTTATTACTGCCTTTCTCTTAGAACCAGCAGTGCAAAAGTTGCAAAAAGGCCGTTTAAAACGAGTACATGCAGTTGCGCTCGTCTTTTCGCTTTTTTTGCTTGTGATTGGAGGGCTTTCTTACTTTATCATCGCTATTCTTGTCGAGCAGACAATGATGTTTTCACAAAAGATGCCATCTCTTTTATCAGAGATGACAACGGTTGTCAATCAGCTAATCCGCAAGTGGCAGTCCTACTCTAGTTCGATTCCGCGCGAAATTATCGTCTCGCTTGAAAACAGCGTCGAAACGCTGAAAAATATGCTTTTGGCGTTTGCGACCAATTTGACGCAATCGATGATTCGTTATGTGACGATGATTCCAGAATTTCTGATTCATTTTCTCGTTTATTTAGTCGCCCTTTTTCTTATTAGTCTAGATTGGCCACGGCTAAAAAAAGCGCTCGAAAATCACTTATCGGAGCGTACAAAGCAGCGCTTGACGATTATTATGACCCAATTAAGCCGTGCCGGCGTAGGGTTTATTAAAGCGCAGTTTTTATTAAGCGTCATTACGTTTTTGCTTGCGTTGGGCGGCTTGCTTATGTTACGGGTCGAGTATCCGTTCCTTTTTTCCCTTTTAATCGTCATTGTCGATATTTTACCGATTTTAGGAACGGGTTCTGTGCTTGTACCGTGGGGAATTTTTAATATCGCCAACGGGCATGAAGCATTAGGGATAGGTCTGATTGTTTTATTTGTTGCCATTACGGTCATTCGTCGGACGATTGAGCCGAAAATTTTCTCTTCTAACTTGGGCATTAGTCCGTTAGCGGCATTAGTGAGCGTTTATTTAGGATTTCGTTTGCTAGGCTTTCTTGGACTATTTATCGGCCCAGCGATCGTCATTGTGATTGAAGCGATGGTAAAAGCAGGGGTTATTAAATTCTCATTCAAACTTTGA
- a CDS encoding undecaprenyl-diphosphate phosphatase, giving the protein MTKLEALILGFIQGMTEFLPISSTGHLYLGRHLFGLDEAGLFLDTMLHIGTLLAVFVIYKEELLYMLRKPFSKLTFLLIVGTVPAVVVGLLLKDYFEEISKTGVTIGWEFLITGIFLWFSDGIKHGYKRMEDITYTDAFVIGMFQAGAIFPAISRSGLTIVGGLFRKLDRQTAAYFSFLLSIPAIAGAIVLQSVDLLEGQAEAISLSALVVGTISSAFFGYIAVRWMIRYLQKHSLKMFAIYVWALGLLVLVLQWTGKF; this is encoded by the coding sequence ATGACCAAACTAGAAGCATTGATTTTAGGGTTTATTCAAGGAATGACAGAGTTTTTGCCAATTAGCAGCACCGGCCATTTATATTTAGGACGGCATTTATTTGGATTGGATGAGGCGGGGTTGTTTCTTGATACAATGCTTCATATCGGCACATTGCTCGCTGTGTTTGTCATTTATAAAGAGGAATTGCTTTATATGCTTCGCAAGCCGTTTAGCAAGCTTACGTTTTTATTAATCGTTGGTACAGTGCCAGCAGTCGTTGTTGGGTTGTTGTTGAAAGATTACTTTGAAGAAATTTCAAAAACTGGAGTGACCATCGGTTGGGAGTTTTTAATTACCGGTATATTTCTTTGGTTCTCGGACGGAATAAAGCACGGCTATAAACGGATGGAAGATATTACATATACAGATGCGTTTGTTATCGGTATGTTTCAAGCAGGAGCCATTTTCCCAGCGATTTCTCGCTCTGGACTCACGATTGTTGGAGGGCTTTTTCGCAAACTCGATCGGCAAACGGCTGCGTATTTTTCTTTCTTATTGTCGATTCCGGCGATTGCGGGAGCGATTGTGCTACAATCGGTTGATTTATTGGAAGGACAGGCGGAAGCGATTTCGTTAAGTGCATTAGTTGTCGGAACGATTTCCTCCGCGTTCTTTGGGTATATCGCGGTGCGCTGGATGATTCGCTATTTACAAAAACATTCGCTAAAAATGTTTGCTATTTATGTATGGGCGCTTGGCTTGCTCGTGCTAGTGCTCCAATGGACAGGGAAATTTTGA
- a CDS encoding DedA family protein codes for MHEFIQSIFTFLIDLGYIGIALALMIEVIPSEIVLAYAGYLVSRGEVSFVGAVIAGTIGGTIAQLFLYWMGLYGGRPFLDKYGKYLFIKKKHLDLSEEWFRKYGPGVIFTARFIPVVRHAISIPAGIANMSWVKFTIYTVGAIIPWSIFFIFLGEKLGSNWQKIDEIAQPYLRPIAFGALIVMALYIAAELYRRRKK; via the coding sequence ATGCACGAGTTCATACAGTCTATTTTTACGTTTCTTATCGACCTTGGGTATATCGGAATTGCTCTTGCGTTAATGATTGAGGTCATTCCGAGCGAAATTGTATTAGCATATGCCGGTTATTTAGTGTCGCGCGGAGAAGTGTCGTTTGTTGGTGCCGTGATTGCCGGTACGATCGGTGGAACGATTGCCCAGTTATTCCTTTATTGGATGGGGTTATACGGGGGACGTCCGTTTTTAGATAAATATGGGAAATATTTATTCATTAAGAAAAAGCATTTAGATTTATCGGAAGAATGGTTCCGGAAATACGGCCCTGGCGTTATTTTTACGGCGCGATTTATCCCTGTCGTTCGCCACGCGATTTCTATTCCAGCGGGAATCGCGAATATGTCATGGGTAAAATTTACAATTTATACAGTTGGCGCAATTATTCCGTGGTCGATTTTTTTCATTTTTCTAGGGGAGAAGTTAGGTAGCAACTGGCAAAAAATTGATGAAATCGCGCAGCCGTATTTGCGACCGATCGCGTTTGGCGCGCTCATTGTCATGGCGCTATACATTGCCGCTGAGCTTTATCGTCGCCGAAAAAAATAA
- a CDS encoding cation:dicarboxylate symporter family transporter, translating to MKKIGLAWQIFIGLLLGIAVGAAFYGNPEVAAYLQPIGDIFLRLIKMIVIPIVVSSLIVGVANVGDIKKLGKLGGKTILYFEIITTIAIVVGLLAANLFHPGTGVNMKTLEKTDIQAYVDTTHEVQSHSMIDTVVNIVPKNIFEALSTGNMLAIIFFSVMFGLGVAAIGEKGKVVLQFFQGTADAMFYVTNQIMKFAPFGVFALIGVTVSKFGVQSLIPLSKLVIVVYGTMVFFVVVVLGIVAKLVKVNLWHMIKILKDELVLAYSTASSETVLPKIMEKMEKFGCPKAITSFVIPTGYSFNLDGSTLYQALAAIFIAQLYGIDMPISQQISLLLVLMVTSKGIAGVPGVSFVVLLATLGTVGIPVEGLAFIAGIDRILDMARTAVNVVGNSLAAVVMSKWEGQYNEEKATQYVNEVVKSA from the coding sequence ATGAAAAAAATAGGATTAGCATGGCAAATTTTTATTGGCTTGCTTCTTGGGATTGCGGTAGGAGCAGCTTTTTATGGGAATCCAGAAGTTGCGGCGTATTTGCAACCGATCGGGGATATTTTCCTTCGTTTAATTAAAATGATCGTTATTCCAATTGTTGTATCAAGTTTAATCGTCGGCGTCGCGAACGTTGGTGATATTAAAAAACTTGGAAAATTAGGTGGAAAAACAATTTTGTATTTTGAAATTATTACAACAATAGCAATCGTTGTTGGATTGCTTGCGGCAAACCTCTTTCATCCAGGGACAGGCGTTAACATGAAGACGCTTGAAAAAACGGATATTCAAGCATATGTTGATACGACACATGAAGTACAAAGTCATTCCATGATTGACACTGTCGTTAATATCGTGCCGAAAAACATTTTTGAGGCCCTTTCGACTGGCAATATGCTTGCGATTATTTTCTTTTCCGTCATGTTTGGGTTAGGGGTTGCGGCAATTGGAGAGAAAGGAAAAGTTGTGCTGCAATTTTTCCAAGGAACAGCGGATGCGATGTTTTACGTCACCAACCAAATTATGAAATTTGCGCCGTTTGGCGTGTTTGCGTTAATCGGTGTGACGGTTTCTAAATTTGGCGTTCAATCGCTTATTCCATTAAGCAAACTTGTCATTGTTGTGTATGGAACGATGGTCTTTTTCGTCGTTGTCGTACTTGGCATCGTCGCCAAACTTGTGAAAGTGAACTTATGGCATATGATAAAAATTTTAAAGGACGAGCTTGTACTAGCATACAGTACAGCAAGTTCGGAAACAGTATTGCCAAAAATTATGGAGAAAATGGAGAAGTTCGGCTGTCCGAAGGCGATTACTTCGTTTGTCATTCCGACTGGGTATTCGTTTAACTTAGACGGCTCGACGCTTTACCAAGCGTTAGCGGCAATTTTTATCGCGCAGTTGTACGGTATTGATATGCCAATTTCGCAGCAAATTTCGCTTTTATTAGTGTTGATGGTCACATCGAAAGGGATTGCCGGAGTGCCAGGCGTATCGTTTGTCGTCTTGTTAGCGACGCTTGGAACGGTTGGAATTCCGGTCGAAGGCTTAGCATTTATCGCTGGCATTGACCGCATTTTAGACATGGCGCGCACAGCGGTGAACGTCGTCGGCAACTCATTAGCGGCTGTCGTCATGTCGAAGTGGGAAGGACAGTACAACGAAGAAAAAGCGACGCAATATGTCAACGAAGTTGTAAAAAGCGCATAA
- a CDS encoding recombinase family protein, whose translation MKAIYARVSTEESAQKGYSIAHQIEEAKKKAKTDDVMIYTDEGFSGEFLERPGLERLRNDIRNGMIDTVIVYDPDRLARNLMHQLLLDDEFRKYNVELLFVNGEYANTPEGKLFFSMRGAISEFEKAKIRERTMAGRKRKAKEGKVVKNDRIYGYDYDKQTGQLKINESEAEIVRFIFDSFVQERFKGVNGIALHLTERKIPTKTGKTVWHRQVVRQILMNETYAGRKPQNKWNTEGMLANKYRNEKIPMRLRSKDEWIYVDVPAIVSEEQFQQAQMLLEQARRRYTKATKRQYLLSGLLRCTCGNTMTGRLMKNWGKYHREYTDRKNTAGAKHRGCGMAVRADEIEQEVWNYLLDLFNHPERIQEFQPAADVENSFEKKELERLEKEIDRARKGRKRLLSLVTMSDDDELDLEEVKEEIRNLQQREKELIEQYNQLEQKLKEMQESKPNEHILQEAIDFFLNHKEELDFEIKQTLIRKVVKEIRVIDKENIEIHLF comes from the coding sequence ATGAAAGCTATCTACGCAAGAGTATCGACAGAAGAATCGGCACAGAAAGGATATTCGATCGCTCACCAGATCGAGGAAGCGAAGAAGAAGGCGAAAACGGACGATGTAATGATATACACCGATGAAGGCTTTTCCGGCGAATTTCTTGAGCGTCCAGGGCTGGAACGCTTGCGCAACGATATACGAAACGGAATGATCGATACCGTCATTGTGTACGATCCCGACCGGCTGGCTCGTAATCTCATGCACCAGCTGTTGCTTGATGATGAGTTTCGAAAATATAATGTTGAATTGCTGTTTGTCAATGGAGAGTATGCAAACACGCCGGAAGGGAAGCTGTTTTTTTCGATGCGCGGCGCTATTTCTGAATTTGAAAAAGCGAAAATTCGTGAGAGGACGATGGCAGGGAGGAAGCGAAAAGCAAAAGAAGGAAAAGTCGTGAAAAACGATCGAATATATGGTTACGATTACGATAAACAGACGGGACAGCTCAAAATAAATGAAAGTGAAGCCGAAATTGTTCGCTTCATATTTGACAGTTTCGTTCAGGAGCGTTTCAAAGGCGTAAACGGCATTGCATTGCATTTGACTGAGAGAAAAATACCGACAAAAACGGGAAAAACGGTGTGGCATCGGCAAGTGGTACGGCAAATATTGATGAATGAAACGTATGCAGGGAGAAAACCGCAAAACAAGTGGAATACAGAAGGCATGCTGGCGAATAAGTATCGCAATGAAAAAATACCGATGCGTTTAAGGAGCAAAGACGAATGGATCTATGTCGATGTGCCAGCGATTGTGTCGGAGGAACAATTTCAGCAAGCGCAAATGCTGCTAGAACAAGCGAGAAGGCGCTATACGAAAGCAACGAAACGTCAATATTTGCTTTCAGGGCTGTTACGTTGCACATGCGGGAACACAATGACCGGGCGATTGATGAAAAACTGGGGGAAATATCATCGCGAATACACGGACAGAAAAAACACAGCTGGCGCAAAACACCGTGGCTGCGGAATGGCCGTTCGAGCTGATGAAATAGAACAAGAAGTATGGAACTACTTGCTTGATCTATTCAACCATCCCGAACGAATCCAAGAATTTCAGCCAGCTGCTGACGTTGAAAATAGCTTTGAAAAGAAAGAGTTAGAACGGCTAGAAAAAGAGATTGACCGAGCGCGGAAAGGACGCAAACGCCTGCTGTCGCTTGTCACAATGTCCGATGACGACGAACTCGACCTTGAAGAAGTGAAAGAAGAAATACGCAACTTGCAACAACGCGAAAAAGAGCTGATTGAACAATACAACCAGCTGGAACAAAAACTCAAAGAAATGCAAGAAAGCAAGCCGAACGAACACATTTTGCAAGAAGCAATCGACTTTTTCTTGAATCACAAAGAAGAACTTGACTTTGAAATCAAACAGACACTGATCCGGAAAGTTGTTAAAGAGATCCGGGTTATCGATAAAGAAAATATTGAGATTCACTTATTTTAG
- a CDS encoding ATPase: MAHHFFIQGPLGAGKTLMMSLLAHHWREKVRARGGDIQLFSNYGLKDSIPLEHYTDWYKVAEAQGSICCWDEAQMAFSNRKWSKYGATIATEVMMFTRKMKSVQIYCSPSINNVDSRIRQIVEVLINVRKIGDRGFAIHFTDYQTGEFMHKQFLPMWKAKKIFKLGLYDTDTMVLGFPLPSTEREANEFFQTLEEIHDKARGTVRRAAHELLTGAAAL, translated from the coding sequence ATGGCGCATCATTTCTTCATACAAGGTCCGCTCGGCGCTGGGAAAACGTTGATGATGTCGCTTTTGGCGCATCACTGGCGGGAAAAAGTGCGTGCGCGTGGGGGGGATATTCAACTTTTTTCAAACTATGGCTTGAAGGACTCTATCCCTTTGGAACACTATACCGACTGGTACAAGGTAGCAGAGGCGCAAGGCAGTATTTGTTGCTGGGACGAAGCACAGATGGCGTTTTCGAATCGTAAATGGTCAAAATACGGCGCGACGATTGCAACGGAAGTCATGATGTTCACGAGAAAAATGAAAAGCGTACAAATATATTGTTCGCCGTCAATCAACAACGTGGACAGCCGTATTCGGCAAATTGTTGAAGTGCTAATCAACGTTCGGAAAATTGGCGATCGCGGTTTTGCGATTCACTTCACCGACTATCAGACGGGCGAATTTATGCACAAACAGTTTTTGCCGATGTGGAAAGCGAAAAAGATTTTTAAGCTCGGTCTATATGACACCGACACAATGGTGCTAGGCTTCCCTCTTCCATCGACAGAACGAGAGGCAAACGAATTTTTCCAGACGCTTGAGGAAATTCATGATAAAGCGCGTGGAACAGTTAGGAGGGCTGCACATGAATTACTCACTGGTGCCGCGGCATTATAA
- a CDS encoding fibronectin type III domain-containing protein — MNGNLISSLDKNATSYEFNNLNPNVSYTVKVVSKYSGGYSSIGQTATAKTAIPLEDVTDLSADAKYDSIKLSWTRPDSDFFSHVKIYRKKLGQKSFWDQLFGATAVSAATTSDGYTPMFETNGTYWTDLTVTPDTTYSYKVTSVNIEGNESQGVTIETTTPSEPVPTMSGVATTQNQNGDYVVTWTSPTKGTVKVLINRQEYTVVDAATQQVIIPKKDMRLNFFGGYEAKLVPIGEFGTEGEAVQVPTVGETKIDFPFSFNDFIQTVINILVWAAPFILLSFVLVFWRPIVELIKKMLVNAKGGRVKQ; from the coding sequence TTGAATGGAAATTTAATTAGTTCTTTAGATAAAAATGCAACGTCTTATGAATTTAATAACTTAAATCCAAACGTCTCGTACACGGTAAAAGTTGTTTCTAAATATAGTGGCGGATATTCATCGATAGGACAAACAGCGACAGCGAAAACAGCGATCCCGTTGGAAGATGTTACGGATTTAAGTGCAGATGCAAAATACGACAGCATAAAACTTTCGTGGACACGACCGGACAGTGATTTTTTCTCGCATGTGAAGATTTATCGTAAAAAATTGGGGCAAAAATCTTTCTGGGATCAACTGTTTGGTGCAACAGCTGTTTCCGCTGCGACGACATCGGACGGCTATACGCCGATGTTCGAAACAAATGGAACGTACTGGACAGACTTGACCGTCACGCCGGACACGACATATTCGTACAAGGTGACATCGGTCAATATTGAAGGAAATGAGTCGCAAGGGGTCACGATTGAAACGACAACACCGTCGGAGCCTGTTCCAACAATGAGCGGAGTGGCGACGACACAAAATCAGAACGGCGACTATGTCGTCACATGGACAAGCCCGACAAAAGGGACAGTGAAAGTGTTGATTAACAGGCAAGAATATACAGTAGTCGATGCAGCGACGCAGCAAGTCATCATACCGAAAAAAGATATGAGACTGAACTTTTTCGGCGGCTATGAAGCAAAATTAGTGCCGATCGGGGAATTTGGCACAGAGGGCGAGGCGGTACAAGTGCCGACAGTTGGAGAAACGAAAATTGATTTTCCGTTTTCTTTCAATGATTTTATACAAACGGTGATTAATATCCTTGTTTGGGCAGCACCATTTATTTTGTTGTCGTTTGTCTTAGTCTTTTGGCGACCGATCGTCGAATTAATCAAGAAAATGCTGGTGAATGCTAAAGGAGGGCGTGTGAAACAATGA